A window of Fusarium falciforme chromosome 1, complete sequence genomic DNA:
ATTGGTGCTGGTGTATCATTCACGCCAAATGCAGTCCGGGCTATGGAGTTCTGCCACCCCGGCGTGCACGAGGCTTTCGAGAAGGTCTGCACCCGCAACAGCTGGCCGTCAAAGCAGAAAGTCTGGTTCGACTTTGTCGATGGCACCAAGGATGAAGGCGCCGGATTTACCATCAACAGCAGTCTGGGGCAGAATGGCGTCCACAGGGCTCATTATCTCGACGAGTTGGCCAAGCTATTCCCAGCAGACCAAGCTGTGTTTGGCAAATGCTTAGACAGTATCACTGAGAGCGATGGAAAGGTGACAATGTCATTCGCAGACGGGACAACCGCCTCTGCTGATGCCGTTATTGGCTGTGATGGAATCAAGTCTCGTGTACGACAATTAGTCGTCGGCCTTGATCACCCTTCAGCACACCCAACATACTCTTACAAGTACGCTTACCGAGGCATGGTGCCTATGGAAAAGGCAGTTGAAGCCGTCGGAGAGGAAAAGGCACGCAATGCCACAATCCACGTAAGTTTTGCAAGCCCTCTCATCCGCCAGTACCAAGACTCACCTCTTCAGATGGGCAAAGGTGGTCATGTCCTCACATTTCCTGTCGACCATGGCCGAAAGCTCAACATCGTAGCCTTTCGCACATCCCCAACAGACTGGGAGGACTACAGCAGAACAACCAGTGTTGCCAGCCGCCAAGATGCTCTGAAGGACTTTGCCGGCTACGGGTCAGCAGTCACTGGGCTACTAAGCTTGACTGAAGAACAGCTCAAAGTGGTAAGTGCTTTTGTAATGCTTGTCTTGAGCATAGACTTACCAATCAACAGTGGGCTATCTTTGACCTCGGTGATCACCCAGCCCCAACCTTTCACAAGGGTCGAGTTTGCATCGCCGGAGACGCCGCCCACGCAACATCACCCCATCACGGCGCCGGAGCAGGATTCTGCATCGAAGACAGCGCATTCCTGGCCGAGCTACTCTCCAACGTCGACAGCTCCCGAGATCTTCCCTCCGTGTTCGAAACATTCGACGAGTGTCGCAGGGAACGGTCCCAGTGGCTTGTGCAGAGCAGCAGATGGATCGGAGACTGCTATGAGTGGCTGGCAGATGGCATTGGTAGCGACATGGCCAAAATCGAGAGTGAGATTAACGAGAGAAATGGTATTATTGCGAATTTTGACCTTGAAGGGGAGGTTGCACAAGCCAAAGTGGATCTTCAAAAGAGGTTGGATCATTGTTACAAGCTATGAGTGCTGTGCATGAGAGCAGGGGGGTCCTATAAAGTTTACATAGCGAGACAAATTGTATATTTACACAACTGAGTTCAAACTACGCATTTTGTTCCAATAGGGCATTGTCGATGCTCTGAGCCTTGACTACTGAAAATACCACTGACAATGAACGGTCAGGTGCAATTTGATTGTCAAGTCTAACAGTGACACAACTAAACGAGCAACTATTCTCACCCGGCGAGAACAATGATGATCCAATCGAAGATCCAGTCAAAGGATTCATCTGGGAGCCCCCAAGCATCGATATTTCTCTATTGTGCACCCCAATGGAGACTTCTGATAGGTGACTATACTTAGCCGCGGCTGACGAGGTAGTCATCATGCGGGTTCGGCCTATCAACGGCAACCTCCTACCCACGTACACGTAGCCATGCATCTCTGCATGTATGTTACAACCAATGAAACTACCTATGCCATCTTCATAAGCGATAAGGCGGTTGGTCGCTCACACCTAGTTTGAGTTGCGCGCTTTTCCTCTTGAATTCCTGTCCGTTATCCCTCTTTCAACCCCACAACCCCGTCCTCCTCCATTTTCATCCTTTCCCCAAACAATCCTGATTGCCATCACCCTTGCACCGGCACTCAGCTCTCGCATTCTCCATCAAACATCTTACTCCCATGCCTTTCTTCATTCACCATGGAGACAGCAGTCCCCCTTCTCTACAGACGTCTCGATCCGAGCACCTCCGAGATTCGGCTCTTGGAGGTTCCCTCAGATGGCTCCGAGGACTGGGGACTCATCACAGTCTCGCTTGACGAAAACCCGAAATACTTTGCGCTCTCGTACGTCTGGGGCGAGAAGAAAGGTCTCGAGAAGATTATCCTCCAGGGTCAAGACGTAGAGGTCACTCCAAACCTGGCCTCTGCCTTGTCTCGCATCCGGAGTGGGAACATTGGAAGAACTTCCACTCCCATTAAATATCTATGGGTAGATGCCATCTGCATCAACCAGGAAGACAACGAGGAGCGTTCGAAACAAGTCCAGTTCATGCACCACATATTCATATGCGCTGAAGCTGTCTACGCATGGGTTGGCCAGAAAGATTACTCGTTGGCGTTTCAAACCATCAAGACACTCGCCGACGAGGCGGCTCGGCATTATCCGAGTGGCCCCCTCCCTGAAGACCGTGATGAACAGGACATATACGGTATCTTCGAAATGCCCCCATTCAAGCTCGAGTGGCTTCAACGATACCCCAGTCTTTGTGATGAGACATCGGACGCCAAGTTTCCCTTCAAAAATGATGCATGGAACTCCGTCATGGATCTCTTTCTGGACCAATACTGGAAGCGAGTATGGATCTACCAAGAAGTCGTGCTTGCTCGTCAACTCCGTCTATTCAGCTTAGGTGGCACGACTCTAACTCGGCAAGACCTTTTTATGTTTGCACAAAGTTATACAGCACTTGAGCTCGAGTCCAAAGTTGATAAGGGTGAGGTGCAAAGGCCGGAATTTCTTTGCCAAACCGTCTGGGATGGTCTTATTCGGTTTCCGCCCCATCATGGCATCGACGCAATCCGTAATGCCAGGTACACCACAGCAAACAACGATGCCGTGAAAGCAATGAGAGGATCTTGGGCAAAAGACCTTGTTTACCCCAGTTGGAAGGAATCAATCGCTGCGGCACGGCTCGTCGCCACAGATCCAAGGGACTACATCTATGGGCTTCTGGCAATCTCTAAAATCTCTATGAAGCCAGACTACACCAAAAGCGTCACTGAAGTGTATACCGAGTTCGTCAAGTGCTGGATAGAGGCTTCCTTGGAACCTAGGGGCAAGCAAATTATCCTACTTGAACAGTCGCCGATCCTACCCCTCGGCTTCCTGTCGCTCGCGGGTGTTGGGTATTTTGGATCCTCGGACGACTTTCCAAGCTGGGCACCAAATTTCCCCCAGAATGCTCTACAGGACTCAACAAGGATCTTGCACCTTCCGGCCTTCCGGAGTCTATTTCAAGAGGATCCAAGCAGATATCCACATCTAGACAGAAACACTGGAAGCCTTGTCGTTTTGGGAGCTGAGATCGAACCAGTTTCCCACGTTTCCGGTTTCATCGGCCAAGGTACTCTTGCCGAGGAAACCTTTAAGATTGGAAAATATTTTCGCTACTACTCATCCCGGCATCCACACTACATCTCCGGCATCACATCCTGGCAAGCTATTGCTCGCCTACTCTTCAAGAAGGATTCAGCAACTGTAACAAGAGCCATGGTCTGTACACTTCTTGCACTAGGTACCATGGCAAGTACTTACGGGAAAGCTCACGAACCTGACAACTTGGGCGGCTGGGATTCCTCAGACTCTTTCCTTTTTCCCAACGGTTGGGAGACCCAGCTTTACCGGTGGGCCTTCCCAGACACAGATCTAACACAACTAGGGCTCAGTGAGAATCCACTCGCAGATAAAGAGTCTCAGGTAGAAGAAATTAGTCAATATGCAGCGCTCATGTGTGGGAAGATGGTGAATCGTTCAATTTTCGAGACTAAGAGGGGATACCTTGGACGAGGACCTCTGGATGTACGGGAAGGCGACCTACTCTGCGTGCTCAAGGACTACGACCAACCTGTGTTACTCCGCAAACTGGGGGATCACTATACCTTTGTGGGAACCGtgtttgttgttgatctGGACCCGGAAAAATCGATACAGGATAGCCCATCCGGTCTGGAATGGCTTAAGCTGCGATAGAGGCAATCTGTGTCTACAAATAGGGGGGTAAGGAGGGAGTTTGGGTGGTCATAATAGCAAGTCGAATAGACCATATTAGTTATGGGCATGTGCCGAGTTTGCCATATATAGTGTTTTGTGAAGGGCAAATAATTTACGGGGGCATATCTTGCATATTTTCTCTCTCTAATTGTTTCACCCTGACTAGATAGGATCCTGCATCGCTTGCGGTAGTCCTTTTTCTCACCCCATCTGGCCAGCCCAGCATCATCCTCCACCAAAAAGAGATTGCCTTGCCTACTCTTCGAAACTGCTATCACGTAGACATTCGACCTTGTGCGGGACCCAGATAGTCAGGTGGCTCAGGATAATGCATATGAGAGCTACCTTTAGCTCCTTAGTGCTCGGAAGGCTGTAACAGCTGGCACCTAGGACCAGTAGTATACTAATTTCCTAGTTCTTAGCTATTCTAATCCAGCTCAGTCCAGCCCCCTTGTCCACAGGCTTCGATATTAGACGGTCTGttccttggtgttggccTGCTTTGCCTGAGAAGTgttctcaacctcgacaccCGATGGCTGAGCCGTGCTTTCAACAGCAGCCTTTTCCTCCAGCATATCGCCACCCTTGGCAGCATGAGAAGCACCACCAAACAGAGTATCGATCTCCTCCAGAGGGACCTGCTTCGTCTCGGGGATAAAGAAATAGACGTAAGCCGCAAGGCAGAAGTTGATggccatgaagaagaagaggcacTTGAGGCCCTCTCGCCTGAAAAATGTAGGGAAGAACTGCTGGAAGATGGTGTTGGCCACGTTTTGCATCTGAGAACACATGCCCACAGCTTGAGCACGGATGTTCATGGAAAACACCTCTGCGGTCCACATCCAAACTGTGGCTCCCCAAGAGGGCTTGtagaagaaggcaaagaggaagaatAGGAAGACGATGGCAATGCCAACCGACTCGGACTTGACGTTGCCTTCATACGTCGGCGTCTCCAAACCGACAACCGCGACGATGAGCATGCAGACACCCATTCCGACGGCTCCGACCATGAGCAGCCAGCGACGGCCGTAGCGGTCAGAAGTCCACATAGCGTTGAGGGTGAAGATGATTCCAAAGGTGGCGTTGAGGGCGTTAATGAggttgatcttcttcttgtctgaCCAGACGTTCTTGTAAATGGTCGTAGAGTACGAGTTGAGAGTGCCTTGTCCAGACAGTTGCTGACCAATGTTGAGGAGAAAGGCGAGGATGATTCGCTTTCGGACTGAGGGATCCCGGAAGAGGGCAGAATAAGAGACTCCCCTGAtggcctccttctcgtaCTCGATAGCACCACGGATAGcgagcagctcctcctcaacctcttgCTCAGTCTCTCGAATTCTTGCAAGTGCAGCTCTAGCAGCCTCCACGTTGCCATTCTTCTGGATATGCCATCGAGGAGTCTCAGGAATCCAGAGGACAGAAACGCAGACGATGGCAGGGACGAGAATCTGGAAAATAACAACCATCTTCCAATCCCACTGGCCCATACTCTCACGGTTGTTGGAACACGCATAGTTGATCCAGTAAGCGATGAAGGACCCAACCGAGTAGTTCATCTGCCAGATCGTCATGACCTTTCCTCGAATGTTGGCCGGAGCGACTTCTCCGATGTAGACAGGCGCCGCAGTGAGAGCGAGACCCTGACCGATGCCAATGAGGACACGGCCGGCGATAAAGACTCCAATCTGGTGGTGTGGAGTAAAGGTCTGCATAAAAGTCGCTATTATGGTGATAAAGCAGCCGATGAACATGCCCCAGCGACGGCCCATGTAGTCGGCGAGGGGACCGCCCATGAAGAAGCCAGAGATGATGGCTCCGATTGTGTAGCTTGTGTTGACTTGAAAGTAGAGTGTCAGCTGCCAAACCTCCAAAGGCATCGCCAGTAGATCTGCATGGAGAGTGAACCAACTTACTTAACCCAAGCATATAAGTATCCTCCACCGGGTCCATGTCAACCCACTCAAACCAGTTATCTGAGCCCTGGAGAGAGTTGAAAACTGAAGCATCGTACCCTATGCGCCATGCTCAGTATGAATCTTGACGAGACGCGGAAAGATAAATGCTCTTACCGTAGAGCACCATGCAAAGTGCCGCCACCATGGCACAATACCTAATTTCCCGAGTCAGTTACCGTCATTCAGAAGCCGTCAGCCATGACTGACCAGTTGTACAGCTTTTTCGAAGCCATCTTTGATTAGAAGCTCACTTGTCCGTCCTCTGCAGCAAAGGGGGATCTCCTGATCAGTGCAgatgagaaaaaaaaagaacggGGAGAACCCTGAGAAGTCGAGATTGATAAGACCACTTTGAAAAGTGGACAAAGCCCATTAAGCATGGACCCTTTTATCCACAGATCTGCGACTTCGCTAGCAGAGTCTGGGCTCGGGTAGACGGCTCTCGCAGGGGGGGTACACGAGCCAAGGTCAGCCACCAATGGTGTTTGAACAGAGGAGCTCCGATGTCGTTCAACATGACGCCCAATACGACATTCGAGGACTCGGGCCCCAGTCATGGCTCCTCTTGGCGCGCGGAATGCCTTTGCCGGCGGGTCTTGGTTTTACTGGCACGGGAATTACCCGGGCTGCAGGCTGCCCAGATCGGCTCATTCTCTTCATCTCGAGATCCTCCGTCAATCAGTCAATAAGCATAATTGATTCCCCCGCACAAAGATCACATGCAAGCTTAAGGttaagatggtgatgatcagTCAAGTTTAGCCTGAATCCTTCCATATTACCTTGCTGTTGTCCAGCTAGGCCTACTTATGCCACGAATCATGGACATCTTCCGAGCCACAAACCGGCAACGATGCTCACCTTGGCCTCGGATGTA
This region includes:
- a CDS encoding FAD-binding-3 domain-containing protein, which encodes MAPTKDFNIAVVGGGIAGLTLAIALHHRGIPVKLYERASRFEEIGAGVSFTPNAVRAMEFCHPGVHEAFEKVCTRNSWPSKQKVWFDFVDGTKDEGAGFTINSSLGQNGVHRAHYLDELAKLFPADQAVFGKCLDSITESDGKVTMSFADGTTASADAVIGCDGIKSRVRQLVVGLDHPSAHPTYSYKYAYRGMVPMEKAVEAVGEEKARNATIHMGKGGHVLTFPVDHGRKLNIVAFRTSPTDWEDYSRTTSVASRQDALKDFAGYGSAVTGLLSLTEEQLKVWAIFDLGDHPAPTFHKGRVCIAGDAAHATSPHHGAGAGFCIEDSAFLAELLSNVDSSRDLPSVFETFDECRRERSQWLVQSSRWIGDCYEWLADGIGSDMAKIESEINERNGIIANFDLEGEVAQAKVDLQKRLDHCYKL
- a CDS encoding HET domain-containing protein; this translates as METAVPLLYRRLDPSTSEIRLLEVPSDGSEDWGLITVSLDENPKYFALSYVWGEKKGLEKIILQGQDVEVTPNLASALSRIRSGNIGRTSTPIKYLWVDAICINQEDNEERSKQVQFMHHIFICAEAVYAWVGQKDYSLAFQTIKTLADEAARHYPSGPLPEDRDEQDIYGIFEMPPFKLEWLQRYPSLCDETSDAKFPFKNDAWNSVMDLFLDQYWKRVWIYQEVVLARQLRLFSLGGTTLTRQDLFMFAQSYTALELESKVDKGEVQRPEFLCQTVWDGLIRFPPHHGIDAIRNARYTTANNDAVKAMRGSWAKDLVYPSWKESIAAARLVATDPRDYIYGLLAISKISMKPDYTKSVTEVYTEFVKCWIEASLEPRGKQIILLEQSPILPLGFLSLAGVGYFGSSDDFPSWAPNFPQNALQDSTRILHLPAFRSLFQEDPSRYPHLDRNTGSLVVLGAEIEPVSHVSGFIGQGTLAEETFKIGKYFRYYSSRHPHYISGITSWQAIARLLFKKDSATVTRAMVCTLLALGTMASTYGKAHEPDNLGGWDSSDSFLFPNGWETQLYRWAFPDTDLTQLGLSENPLADKESQVEEISQYAALMCGKMVNRSIFETKRGYLGRGPLDVREGDLLCVLKDYDQPVLLRKLGDHYTFVGTVFVVDLDPEKSIQDSPSGLEWLKLR
- a CDS encoding MFS domain-containing protein; translated protein: MASKKLYNWYCAMVAALCMVLYGYDASVFNSLQGSDNWFEWVDMDPVEDTYMLGLINTSYTIGAIISGFFMGGPLADYMGRRWGMFIGCFITIIATFMQTFTPHHQIGVFIAGRVLIGIGQGLALTAAPVYIGEVAPANIRGKVMTIWQMNYSVGSFIAYWINYACSNNRESMGQWDWKMVVIFQILVPAIVCVSVLWIPETPRWHIQKNGNVEAARAALARIRETEQEVEEELLAIRGAIEYEKEAIRGVSYSALFRDPSVRKRIILAFLLNIGQQLSGQGTLNSYSTTIYKNVWSDKKKINLINALNATFGIIFTLNAMWTSDRYGRRWLLMVGAVGMGVCMLIVAVVGLETPTYEGNVKSESVGIAIVFLFFLFAFFYKPSWGATVWMWTAEVFSMNIRAQAVGMCSQMQNVANTIFQQFFPTFFRREGLKCLFFFMAINFCLAAYVYFFIPETKQVPLEEIDTLFGGASHAAKGGDMLEEKAAVESTAQPSGVEVENTSQAKQANTKEQTV